AACCAGCTCTGTCTTAATGAAGCATATGGCCCACACATTGCTGCTTAAAAAGGGCCTCAGTGGGTGATGGcattatggggaaaaaaagcattagtcattaaaaaaaatacagaggtcTGACCTACCTACGAATCATCTGCGCTCGCTGGTAATTAATTAACACacatacaacttaaaataaagaaaacatggcCGTCCTGCTGCCGGAAATCATCGCAGTGTTGCATTCTGGGAGGCGGAGCCCTTTGAAATCAAAACAGCTAATTGGATTCTAGAAAACAGGTCTGGACCCGCCTCTCGGAGCTTCTGATTGGTCGATTGCATGACTGTCAAGAGTGTGTTTCAGCGTATgttaaaactggaataaaaatcaCATAAAGCATGTTCAGATCATTcaaattttataaattgttacaaattaaaagatgttaaaaaaattatttttgtgtataaattaCTAATTGTTACAAGTTGTTAAAATTAGTTATGTGAATGCACTTATACACTAACGTTCAACATTTTGGGCTTAGTAAGAAGAAATTGATGCTTTTATTCatgaaagatgcattaaattgatcggaagtgccagtaaagacatttataacattacaaagaatttctatttcaaataaaagctgttcttttgaactttctattcatctgtaaaTCCTGGAAAATACAAtgcatcacaatttccacaaaaatattgcacagcacaactgttttcaacattgataataatcagaaatgagcagcaaatcagtatattagaatgatttctgaagagtaatgatgctgaaaattcagctttgatcacaggaataaattacagtttaacagatattcacatagaaaagagttatttgaaattctaataatatttcaaattttttactgtattttttaatcaaataaatgtatccttggtgagcagaacgGACTTCTTCAGTAAAATCATGGTGAATATTTACTATATCTAATCTGCAGTGGCTTCTGTAGAGAAACTGATTGTTGATTTGAAGTGGATGGCTGTATTTAAGGTAGTTGTCGACTGCTTGCGTTACATGTGTAATCGTGAGCAGGTTGGGATTTGTACAGCGATGTGCCGTTGAGCATTTTTGTGGTCCAGACGTCAGATGATTTAGTCTGTTCCTGAAGGTGTTTATGACAGATCTCAGTCATATGTCTGGATTTGACTCGGTCCATCTGATCATTTAGCAACAAAACCTCAAAATGTTCCTGTCAGAAAGGTATGAGAACATGATAATGTCTCAAAAATCATCACAACAGCAGCCTCAGGGGAACATCAGCACTCAGTTGTTTCTCTGTTACTGTGGGGTTGAAGGTGGAAGGGATTTTGCAGTAGATGTAATCGTATGTGACGCCGTCATGGTTTGACCGTCCCTGAGGAGGAAATGCTTCAGATGGAGGTGTTTGCTTTTCCTGTGGTTTCTGGGCTGTATATTGAACTAACACTCCTCTCTTCATCTCCTCTTGTGTTTTATTTCCATGTTTCTCCTCCAGGAGCTCAAGGACAGACAGACGCAGGTGCACCGCTGCCCTCTACAGGGTGAGTACAGACAACAGACACAAGACAGACGCAAAAGTCATGTTGTAATTCAGTATCTGTGTcctgttttccagtgcaaatataGAAACATTCTTATGATTGAGatgcattgatttaaaatgcaatatgacGCAAGataaaaagtcttgttttctgagaaattgatcaaaatgaagtgagttgtactgcaattattaaaactaaaactaaagataaatagaaatatagaaaataaaaaaatgagaaaaaaacataacaaaatggataaaatgtaaataaaaatgcaaaatataaaatgaaaagtaattcaaaatattaaaacaatattaaaaaatatattattttaatatataaaattattttatactgaaaactgaaaatctaaaaataaaagctaattcaaaataataaatacaaaaaaataaaacaaaaaaaataaaaaaaaaattaaaaaaaaataaaactccttaaatttataaaaaaaataactgaaaatataaaaataaatattatattaaatacagaaaactgaaaatataaaaaataagtatatattatattaaattatattatatacagaaaactgaaaatatacaaataaatacatataaaataatattattatttattcagaaaactggaaatataaaaataagtatatattatattaaattatattatatagaaaactggaaatataaaaataagtatatattaattactattaaaactgaaattatatataataaatttatatatttcagaaaactgaaaatataaaaataatatatttatatttaaattatattatatatagaaaactgaacataaaaataaatattatattatattatatacatattatatatactattatattatattttatatatatatatatatataaaacgcaaaaaaataaaaaataaaacaacattaaaaaaataaaaccaaaaaaacaaataaaaaaaattaaactgctgtaagtgtagtttatattatattatatacagaaaactgaaaatataaaaataaatatatattatattatatactaaaagtataaaaataaaagttcattcaaaatattaataaatactacaatattttataaataatacataaatattatgcttaaaacaaaaacagatatcaGCCAGTGGAgtcagaaaaaattattttgtattcccTTTGAATTGATTGGATTTTTCTGACTcctttggcagatatttgttcttattttaagcataaactcactttttttattcatatttcagaAAACCAGACTTAATATCTTCACCCTTTCGTGTCTCTagcaaatgtatcttgatttaagaatatttagacaCTTTTTGCAATGCGTTTCATACTTTTGGACCCTACTGTATGTAGTGCACTGGTTGTAGTGCACTCAGTAGTGTGCTCAcagtacttgtgtgtgtgtgttcagtggttTTGCCTCCAGAAAAGGCTGAAGGATGTGAGAGTTTTCTGCCGTctgaagatggagagagagacgcGCTGAAGGAAACCTGCAAAGGAAAGAAACGCATCAGTCTAGATGTGAGtccacaacaaacaacaaactgcAGCTAAATACagttgtatttaataataagCTATTTATgggttattaataattttcatctTTGAGTGAATTCTTATTATTTGGGATCTGCAGTCATTGAGGTCCTCCTGCTGGTCAGGTGTGtaactgcgtgtgtgtgtgtgtttgatctgtCAGGATCTGGAGTGTAACGTGTCTCTGGTTGATGAAAACAGGCAGGAGTGGGTCTTCACGCTCTACGACTTCGACAACAGCGGAAGAGTCACTAAGGAGGTAAATACTGGCGTTTATACAGGCCTTGTTCAGAGACAGACACCTGACGTTCATTCccttcatgttgtgtgtgtgtgtgtttaggacaTGTCCAGTTTGATGCACACTATCTATGATGTGGTGGACACTTCTGTCAATCACTCGTGTAACAGCAAACGAAAGACCCTCCGAGTGAAGCTGACGGTCACTCCTGAACCTGGAGCTCGCAGGAAGGACGGGACACACACCACGACCGGTgccaatctcacacacacacacacacacacacacacacacacacacacacacacacacacacacacacactcgcacacacactcactcgcacactctcactcatgcacgcacacacacacacacacacacacacacacacacacacacacacgcacacacacacacacacacacacacacacacacacacacacacacacacacgcacacacactcgtgcacacaaacacacacacacacacacacacacacacacactcgcacacacacacacacgcacaaactcacacacacacaccacgcacacacacacacacacacacactcgcacacgcacacacacacacacacacacacacacacacacacacacacacacacacacacacacacacctctcacacacacacacacacacacacacacacacacacacacacacacacacacacacacacacacacactcactctcacacacacacacacacacacacacacacacacacacacacacacacacacacacacacacacacacacacacacactttagccacacacacacacacacacacacacacacacacacacacacacacgcacacacacacacactcgcacaatcacacacacaatctctcatacacacacacacacgctcacactcacacacacactcacacacacaaacacacacacacacacacacacacacacacacactcgcacacacactcactcgcacacactcacacacatgcacacgcgcacacacacacacacacacacacacacacacacacacacacacacacacacacacacacacacacacacactcgcacacacatctctcacacacacacacacaccacacacacacacacacacaccacacacacacacactccacacacacacacacacacacacacactctctcacacacacacacacacacacacgcacacacacaacacacacacacacaccacacacacacacacacacactcactctcaccacacacacacacacacacacacacacacacacacactcacacacacacaacacacgaacccacacactcactctcacacatacacacatgaacacacacacacacacacacacacacacacactctcacacacacacacacacacataaacacacacacacacactctctcacacacatacacactcacaaaaacacaaacacacacacaattcacaaACACTCGCACACTActccacacactctcacacacacacacacacacgcctcacctcacacacacacacacacacacacacacacacacacacacacacacactcgcacacacactcactcgcacacatgcacacacattgcacacgcgcacacacacacaacacacaaccacactcgcacacgcacacacacacacacacacacacacacacacaccaccaccccactcgcaccacactctctctcacacacacacacacaccacacacacacaacccacacacacacacacacacaccacacacacacacacacactcacacacactgtcgcacacacacacacacatgcacaaacaccagacacacactcacactacacacaccCAACCCACAcatcacaaccacacacacacacacacacacacacacacacacaacacacacaccagacacacacacacacaccacacccacacacacaccgcctcacactcacacacacacacacacacacacacacacacacacgctcacactcactcgcacacacacacagatgatttCATAACAAATGAATGAACCAGTTAAAAAGGTTTTAggtaattttagtattatgtacatactattatagtttttattaatatttttatacatttctgaTCGAATAAGACACATTTGAAGCTGCTGTAAAAACTGAATTCTACTTCGGTTTGTGCCTGATTTCTGAACTTTCCTTCCTCCTGCTTCAGACAGGGACGTGAATCGTTTGAGTCACATTGAGTCGGTTCACTCGGAGGACAGACAGCAGCACGAGAGGAATCACTACTGTGTGGACGAGAACACAGAGAGACGAAACCATTACCTGGATCTGGCGGGAATAGAGAACTACAGCTCCAGATTTGACAGTAAGATTCTACTGAACGTGTGTAATATCACAGAAATACAGTCCTCATCGCTCTTCACAGAAAAACCTGTGATGTTAAAGAGAGAATCTCAGGGGCAAATTTCACTCCAAAATTATTCAGCAATTATTTCACAAACACTAAAAGGCAATTCCCCCGCGTTTTTGAAACTTTACAGcattaatatttatccatttatttttatttcacattattttcataCATTAAGCTCATGATTGAAATGCAAAAGAAAGAATAGTCTTTACTCATCATGGTGGGAATTGTTGCTGCTTTTAATTTGTgcagattttttaaattgtgttttattaattttgcatgaaAACAAGAATTTCTTTatccaaaattgtattttttattttctttaaaatataatttgttaatttatataattgttctaaacctttacaaaataaatttccTTAATTTTTGTTCATTGTGCCGactctttataaaatattattacttaataatcaTGATCATTGTTTGGAccctttataaaatataattttataattttaaatttttaaatgtataattccttaatttttgttcattttgctggaattttataaaatatattttctttcattttgatcATTGTTCTGAccctttataaaatataattccttAATATTTGGTAATTTTTACTacaattcataaaatataattcctaaaatataaaaatataattgttgttatataaaatataattgttgttCTGACCCTTCATAAAATGTGAttgcttacatttttttcatgttgctgaccttttaaaaaatattttaaaatattgtaaaatatttttctgtaattttgataATTGTGCTGAcccattattaaatatatttcccttaattttaataattttactgaccctttatataatatattttccataattttgATAATTGTTCTGACCCTTCATAAAATATGATTGCttaatttttgttcatgttaccaaacttttataaaatgtattttctttcattttgattaTTGTGCTGATTGTTTATAGTATAGAAttccttaatttttgtttattttgacagccttttttatttaattttattttttttatttcccttaattttaataattgtgctgaccatttataaaatacatttcccTTAATTTTAACAATTGTGCTGACcctttatataacatattttctgtaattttgatAATTGTTCCGAccctttataaaatataattctatatGGTTGCCGaccttttaatatataataataatatatactccTTCTGCAAGGTTCCTCTGCTCCTGTGGAAGAGCAAGAGCAGCCGCCACGGTCTTCACACACTCAGAGCCGTTCCCGTTCCCATGAGCCCGAGACACACGCCCATCAGCGGCGGTCACAGGTCCTCACCGACCCCTGCGTGGCCCCGGATCCCCGAGTGCGCGGCGGGCCCCAGTCCATCAGGTCCCCCAAGGCCACGTCCAAAGGCGGCCAGTCTGCGGCCAAAACCAGCAAGTGTCACAGCTACTATCCGCCTGTGCCGGGCGTTTCCTTCCCAGCGGGTCAGAACATGTACCATCTACCCCAGCAGAACCAGCCTCAGCCCTCACCGGGTCACCAACACCCTCTCCAGCACAGCCACAGCAAGAGAATCAGAGCCAAAGCCAGAGAACAGGCGCTGTCGCCCTCCAAACACACCCAACAACCACAGCCCTCGCCGGACCGCGAGCAGAACGCCGGGTTTGTGCTTCCCGTGGTCCAGCGACAcgaacaccatcatcatcacgaacaccatcatcatcaccactaCCATCACTACCATCAGACATGACTTCACAAACACGCTCCTGCAGGAGTCCGCTGAGCTCGTGAAGTTGAGTTTAAACCGCATTGAGATTTCAGGCTAACTGAGAAGTCCAGCTCCTCTCAAACCAGTCAGGTTTGTTCCTGTTGTGCAGAATGAATGTTCAGCAAGTATTTCTATAAAAGCGTATACCAGATATTCAGAATCTGCTCTGCTTAAACTCAGGCACTTATTGCGTTCATTAACTGTATCGTGATTGTGATTTACAGAATGAAAACAGAGATAAAGTTAGTCGTTGCTGAGCGTTTACATGAAGACATCagcttcattttttaatatttagaggAGACCatcttttaaaatcacaaaaacaacggttttatgttaattaaaactttttacaaGTGTGATGGAATGCAAAGTGATAGAGACAAactataaaatcacaaaaaacggtttttagtcagaaaaaaaaaaaaaaaaaaaagatatatgcaTAGtgatatatataacatataaagtatatatatatatatatatatatatatatatatatatatatattttttatatatattttttttttttacacacacacttcCAGGCAAGAATTaggaataattcagattttttaatgtttgaaagaagtctcttctgctcaccaaggccgcgtttatttgataaaaaatactgtaaaaaagcagtaatattgtgaaatattattaccatttaaaataactatctACCAtcatcataatataaaaaaaaataaaatactttcattcacacccaaattaacattaacatttctccagtcttcagtgtcacacgatcttcagaaatcattcagacaTAGACCTTAAACATAAGAATATCTTTATTATAACGAACATTTGACCAGAagtgaatatatacatattacaataaaaaaataaaaacatatttaaatacaaacaaaacaataaaatacccaGTAACTGCatatagaagcaatcaaaaccatttgaaatgatttaaactTCAAACTAACATGATTTCCATCTTTAAGATTTGCTCCAGTATATACAGACATGTATGATGGGGTCATAGAATATACTGCATATAGAAGGAATGAccctataatattatattgtgtaaTTTATCCGTGATGCTCTGCTCGGCTGCAGATCTCTGTCCGTCACTCAGATTTTGTGTGATGGCGTCTCTTCCAGAATTTTTTCTAATGTACGTGGATCTCAGGTGAACGGTGCTGCTCTGTAgcttttctggaaaaaaaaggcTATTTCTCTTTCGTGAGACCCTGCCATGGACTGAACGTCTCCCTCGTCCCCGAGGAAATATCACCACTGCCAGTTTGAATGCTAAAATATCCTTtatgtctaaaaataaaaactatatgaatataaacattttactgtatGATTATACTGTTTATGCATATTTATCATGGTTTAtacatatgcatttgtttttttgtttttttatattttaataaaatacatctaATGCATTTGACATCTGCCTTTTCCTTCTCTCGATTGAGAAATGTATAAACTAAGGTAACCTTCTAGtgctctttatatatatatatatatatatatatatatatatgtgtgtgtgtgtgtgtgattttttacTTTATcggaacagtgtgtgtgtgtggtgattttTTACTCAATATGTGAACACAAAACGAAACTATGGTAAAGAATTTTGGACAATTAAaccctaaaaaatattttaaattaaaataaaataaaaaaagtacaattaaatccccattaaaaatctaaatgttatttaaaaataaataaataaaattattattaatttagaacCAACAGACATTGATAAAGATGAGGTAATAATAATTTAGCCACACCCGCGAAATTTAATTCCGAACGCAACAGGCACGTCATCCTAACCGGATGTCAGTAAAACGCGAGGTAAAGTATAGTTTAGCCACATGAACTCTGTTTTTTTTCCGCCCTGCATATATAACTGTCAACCAACCGGATATCagtgtttatgttttattaactacccagcattaaaaaataataattctgaaaacaaaaaaaaaaaaaaaacatcaataaaaaaaataaatacaaaaaataaaaaaataataattctgaaaacaaaaacgtGTGAAATTTCAACCCATCAAAAAGGAAAGATTTGAAATATAACCATCTTAAAGGaaagatttgaaatataatgCGGCTCCTTCATCAAACACCATCTTAAAGGaaagatttgaaatataatgCGGCTCCTTCAGCATACAGCAAGATATTTGAGAAGAGTCAGTCTGAGGAACCTCGGATAGGGCCTCAagtgtcttttcatttttactaTGACACTTGTGGCTCCAATACAACATCTAAAGCTTTCTGTGAACTTGCTTCGGTGCATTCAGTACATTTGAGAAGGGCATATAGAAAACAAGGACTTAACGTGATGTGTCAGACTAGAGAACTGCTTATAAGACGTTTATTTGAGCGCGGGCCAGTGAGGATTTAATCGGGGGCCAAATAAGGACCCCAACCGCGCCACACAAAAACAGTGGTGAAAAGCGAGGGGAGGGTCGGAGAAATGCAAATGTACCTACTTTGTGCTGCGCGAGAGAACCTCCTCTGCCATTGACAACTGGCTGCTTCCAGTGAGAGTGGGTGGAAGTTAGAAAATAATGCCAGTTTAGCCTCGCCACTTTCACACGCTCACCCGCATTCCTTCCCCTGCGCGCAGCCGCGCAGCGCGACGGAGACGCGCGACACTGTGACGCGGCGCATCGCTGAAGGTAAGAGAGCTATTACTACAATCCACCACCTGACAATCTCAGCATGCAGAGTGTTAAACACGGGCCTAAGGTGACAAAACGGACcttgcaaacatttttaatatctcaAATAGCACGATTAATGTATAATAACACAGTGTTATTATGTTTGCTGAGACCTTAAAGACCAGCAAGTCCTCTGCAAGCATTGTTTCAGCAgggaaacattttattatatgcagTGCATGTTGTGAGAAGCTTGGTTTTGATGATGTATTTGGGTGAAATGATAGATTGAAATATCATCCATGCCGATTAATCGGACGATATTCGGTTatttttagactttatttatGCACGATTTTATAGATACCTGATGTCAGTCCCAAAATCTACCTGCAGCATTGCTGGATAGTGTACATTTACTGTTTCAAATGTTTTGCTAATTTTTTGTAGGTTATAAAACgtttttctgaatgttttctaaactttaaaatgtttttaaaacgttTATTCTTGGTTGTGCAAATGATGagtgaacattccattttatcattttggaacgttacttttaaatgttatctGAACGAATTGAAACATGAAGCAACATTTAAATAACGTTAGACGAAGGTTTAGGGGAAAGATGGTTTTAATGCTAAAGTATTGGGAAGATTATTAAACTTTGAGAAACGTtctattaataacattttaaaacgtTAGACAAGTGTTTCAGGAAAAGTTTCTTGTAAGGGTGACTAAGTAATGTTTTTAGCTAAAGCTTTGAGAATATTATTAAAGATCAGGTAACTTtgactaacatttaaaaaacattagttgaatgtttcaggaaaaaaacattccatgaatgatatataaataacatttacgctaaagttattaattattaaagaccagattaCTTTGACAAACAATCCGTTAGTAACTTTCTAAAAACGTTAATAGTTTCAGGAGAAAATGTTCCAtgattgatttataaataatgttttatgcaaAAGTTTTGAGAACGTTATTAGAGACCAGATTTTGATGAacattttattagtaatatttaaaagaggttaaatgaatatttcagaagcaatgtataaataatgtttttgtgctaaagttttgagaactattattaattatagaagaccagataactttgatgAACGTTCTATTGTTGCTGTTCAGAATGTAACCAGAATATTAGCTAAAGTTcccttttattttatgaatattggGTAAATGTTGtctaaaatcatgttaatttaATTGCTAAAGTTTTGTGTGCATATCTtatatgatcatttattttatacaatatatatatatatatatatatataatatatatatatatatatatatatatatatatatataagtgctgtcaaataaattaaatgcatccaaaataaaagtttgtctgcataaaatatgaaaatatgtgtgtactgtatatataaatgcacacacatgcatgtgtatatttaagaaaaatatgttgtttatatattaaatatatttctatataatataaagtatattaatataaatatatacatgtaaatatttttaaaatatatactgtatgtgtgtgtatttatatacacagtacacacacataatatgtaaacaaacttttatttgggatgattaatcgcgattaatcgatttgacagcattaataaatatagtattgCATCATGTATCTGCTCTCTAAACATCTGCATCCGCTGTTATGAGCGTATTTGTTCCCAGAGATGATACGCTGCTTGTCTTGTTCATGCATCCTCTTACTCTCATAGAGACACTTGCGCTAGTTTGCACGACTAAGCCTTTCTTAGGAAAATGTGATTATCTGCAGGCCTGACTCGCATTGAGACGCACGCATGAGAAAAGCTCCGCAACACAATAGAGGCGCTGGGAGTTTGTCTGAGATGCTGAAGGGAGAAAGAGAACAGCTTAGACATTCCAATAATAAAGGCCTGTCTGAAGAGAAGAGAATTCACTTACAGTGCTGGACGCGACTGAAGCGTGATATTCTGGATTTGGTTGTCCATGTATCCAGCTTTATGCCTGTAATACACAGACAATCATGCAAGACACAGTTTGGTTGCGCCTTTATATTTTGTTGCAGTGACATCAAAGAGCGAGTTGAACAATTGCCTCTTTCTGCCCTTCTACCCCCACTGTCTCTCCCCAATTTCCACTTGATTAGGCTCCGAGCCTCTTGAGTTGAATCCACGGGGGAAATGGTTCACTAATTTCAGGGCTGGGCTTCCAAACAAAACAGGGCCACTTCTTCTTTCCACACTAATTTGAGTCAAATTGAATCTGGTACGATTTCTCTCCCTTTGCATCTTAACTGACGTATTTGAGGAGTTTTTGTAGGATGTATAAAACCAGAAGAGAGtcaaaagaaaagacattttgtGCATAAAAGTGCCATTTGTCTTTGTTTGCTCATGCTTGGCCTGCTGGCTCCCACTTAGCACAAGAGAAGTCACGTGACCTGTTTACATGTAGATTTCTGCAGTGGTTTATTTTTGAcacaattatattttgtttactgATATCTGGAGACCATGATGGCATATATATGCGCACTTTACACTGTTTATGCAAAGATTTGTTGAAacagaaaaatgtgaaatatgctGGATGttgaaattgatttatttttgttgatgttcAAGTCAAACAAACGAGCAGGTTAATCGATATATTGGCCCATTACTGGTTGTTTTGTCCAAGTGCATGCTGTAATGCAAGTTGCTGAAATTATGGTAATTATTTCTGTTTCTCAGTGAGAGGTGATTGCTGCCACgtggttgtgtgtttgagtgtgtcgTGTTTTTAGCTTGTTAAATGAGTGATCGATGGCTGCAGGTGTTGTGATTCAGAGCTCTTTAAATACTGTTATTAACCAATGATTATTGTGGAATATTATATTGCTGTTTTAATGCAGATTACACCTTGTGTTTGT
The Cyprinus carpio isolate SPL01 chromosome A16, ASM1834038v1, whole genome shotgun sequence genome window above contains:
- the nkd2b gene encoding protein naked cuticle homolog 2-like; translated protein: MGKLHSKHACKRRENPEGDSFVVNGFISRRGAEEGERYDTNLKDYKELKDRQTQVHRCPLQVVLPPEKAEGCESFLPSEDGERDALKETCKGKKRISLDDLECNVSLVDENRQEWVFTLYDFDNSGRVTKEDMSSLMHTIYDVVDTSVNHSCNSKRKTLRVKLTVTPEPGARRKDGTHTTTDRDVNRLSHIESVHSEDRQQHERNHYCVDENTERRNHYLDLAGIENYSSRFDSSSAPVEEQEQPPRSSHTQSRSRSHEPETHAHQRRSQVLTDPCVAPDPRVRGGPQSIRSPKATSKGGQSAAKTSKCHSYYPPVPGVSFPAGQNMYHLPQQNQPQPSPGHQHPLQHSHSKRIRAKAREQALSPSKHTQQPQPSPDREQNAGFVLPVVQRHEHHHHHEHHHHHHYHHYHQT